Proteins encoded within one genomic window of Anguilla rostrata isolate EN2019 unplaced genomic scaffold, ASM1855537v3 scaf1043, whole genome shotgun sequence:
- the LOC135247033 gene encoding protein NLRC3-like isoform X3, with product MCHIPVFCWISATVLGTMLGETESGDLPKTLTEMYTHFLLIQTNVKNQKYHGTDETDTKKMSASDTEIILKLGQLAFLQLEKGNLIFYEEDLRESGIDISEASVYSGVCTEIFKEECGLYQEKVYCFVHLSIQEYLAALFVFHSCVNGNRNVLRAEKSKSHSERVELSELHRTAVDQALESQNGHLDLFLRFLLGLSLDSSQILFRGLLTQTGSRSPGPDLQTQTESRSQSIKETVQYIKRCIREESSAERTINLFHCLSELNDNSLVEEIQNSLRSGKLSDKKLEPDQCSALAFVLLMSEEILDEFDLKAYNTSAAGRQRLVPVVRICRKAILNNCNLTEESCDIVASALQSSNSTLRDLDLNDNTLGDAGVKLLCAGLMSPNCKLQRLGLNSCDLTEESCDIVASALQSSNSTLRDLDLRDNNLGDSGVKLLCAGLMSPNCKLQRLGQSPFSDTYWEKNTHF from the exons atgtgtcacataccagtcttctgctggatttctgcaaCTGTTCTGGGGACAATGTTGGGTGAAACAGAGAGTGGAGATCTGCctaaaactctgactgaaatgtacacacacttcctgctaattcagactaatgtgaagaatcagaagtatcatggcactgatgagacagacacaaagaagatgtcagcatcagatacagaaatcatcctgaaactggggcagctggcttttctacagctggaaaagggcaatctgatattctatgaagaggacctgagagagagtggcattgatatcagtgaagcttcagtgtactctggggtgtgcacagagatctttaaagaggagtgtgggttgtatcaggagaaggtctactgctttgtgcatttgagcattcaggagtatctggctgccttgtttgtgtttcattcatgtgtaaatgggaacagaaatgtactcagagcagaaaAATCAAAGTCTCACAGTGAGAGAGTGgagctgtctgagttacacaggactgcagtggatcaggctTTAGAGAGtcagaatggacacctggaccttttcctcagattccttcttggcctctctctggactccaGTCAGATTCTCTTCAGAGgactactgacacagacaggaagcagatcacctgGACCAGacctacagacacagacagaaagcagatcaCAGAGCATTAAGgaaacagtccagtacattaagCGATGTATCAGAGaggaatcttcagcagagaggaccatcaatctgttccactgtctcagtgaactgaatgacaactctctagtggaggaaatccagaattccctgagatcaggaaaactttctgataaaaagctggaaccagaccagtgttcagctctggcctttgtgttactgatgtcagaggagatcctggatgagtttgaccTGAAGgcctacaacacatcagcagcaggtcgtCAGAGACTGGTACCAGTAGTCAGGAtctgcaggaaggccat actgaacaactgtaaCCTCACAGAGGAGTCCTgcgatattgtggcctcagctctccagtcatcaaactcaaccctgagagatctggacctcaacGACAATACCCTGGGAGAtgcaggagtgaagctgctctgtgctggactgatgagtccaaactgtaaactacagagactggg actgaacagctgtgacctcacagaggagtcctgtgatattgtggcctcagctctccagtcatcaaactcaaccctgagagatctggacctgagggacaataacctgggagattcaggagtgaagctgctctgtgctggactgatgagtccaaactgtaaactacagagactggg TCAATCCCCGTTCTCAGACACCTACTGGGAAAAGAACACACACTTTTAA
- the LOC135247033 gene encoding NACHT, LRR and PYD domains-containing protein 3-like isoform X1, which produces MCHIPVFCWISATVLGTMLGETESGDLPKTLTEMYTHFLLIQTNVKNQKYHGTDETDTKKMSASDTEIILKLGQLAFLQLEKGNLIFYEEDLRESGIDISEASVYSGVCTEIFKEECGLYQEKVYCFVHLSIQEYLAALFVFHSCVNGNRNVLRAEKSKSHSERVELSELHRTAVDQALESQNGHLDLFLRFLLGLSLDSSQILFRGLLTQTGSRSPGPDLQTQTESRSQSIKETVQYIKRCIREESSAERTINLFHCLSELNDNSLVEEIQNSLRSGKLSDKKLEPDQCSALAFVLLMSEEILDEFDLKAYNTSAAGRQRLVPVVRICRKAILNNCNLTEESCDIVASALQSSNSTLRDLDLNDNTLGDAGVKLLCAGLMSPNCKLQRLGLNSCDLTEESCDIVASALQSSNSTLRDLDLRDNNLGDSGVKLLCAGLMSPNCKLQRLGLGWCNLTEGCCDVLASVLHSPHSELRDLELRDNELQDSGVTALSAGLEDPHCKLQRLGLSGCRVTHRGCDSLASALCSNPSHLRELDLRYNHPGDSGMRALSAAKLDTFTLL; this is translated from the exons atgtgtcacataccagtcttctgctggatttctgcaaCTGTTCTGGGGACAATGTTGGGTGAAACAGAGAGTGGAGATCTGCctaaaactctgactgaaatgtacacacacttcctgctaattcagactaatgtgaagaatcagaagtatcatggcactgatgagacagacacaaagaagatgtcagcatcagatacagaaatcatcctgaaactggggcagctggcttttctacagctggaaaagggcaatctgatattctatgaagaggacctgagagagagtggcattgatatcagtgaagcttcagtgtactctggggtgtgcacagagatctttaaagaggagtgtgggttgtatcaggagaaggtctactgctttgtgcatttgagcattcaggagtatctggctgccttgtttgtgtttcattcatgtgtaaatgggaacagaaatgtactcagagcagaaaAATCAAAGTCTCACAGTGAGAGAGTGgagctgtctgagttacacaggactgcagtggatcaggctTTAGAGAGtcagaatggacacctggaccttttcctcagattccttcttggcctctctctggactccaGTCAGATTCTCTTCAGAGgactactgacacagacaggaagcagatcacctgGACCAGacctacagacacagacagaaagcagatcaCAGAGCATTAAGgaaacagtccagtacattaagCGATGTATCAGAGaggaatcttcagcagagaggaccatcaatctgttccactgtctcagtgaactgaatgacaactctctagtggaggaaatccagaattccctgagatcaggaaaactttctgataaaaagctggaaccagaccagtgttcagctctggcctttgtgttactgatgtcagaggagatcctggatgagtttgaccTGAAGgcctacaacacatcagcagcaggtcgtCAGAGACTGGTACCAGTAGTCAGGAtctgcaggaaggccat actgaacaactgtaaCCTCACAGAGGAGTCCTgcgatattgtggcctcagctctccagtcatcaaactcaaccctgagagatctggacctcaacGACAATACCCTGGGAGAtgcaggagtgaagctgctctgtgctggactgatgagtccaaactgtaaactacagagactggg actgaacagctgtgacctcacagaggagtcctgtgatattgtggcctcagctctccagtcatcaaactcaaccctgagagatctggacctgagggacaataacctgggagattcaggagtgaagctgctctgtgctggactgatgagtccaaactgtaaactacagagactggg gctgggttggtgtaatctcacagagggctgctgtgatgttctggcctcagtcctgcattctcctcactcagagctgagagatctggagctcagagacaacgagctgcaggattctGGAGTgacagcgctctctgctggactggaggacccacactgtaaactgcagagactggg